tcctatatggcatcgtctcacggacattaggggtcaggttcatggtctcattaggtggtccctcggcgaagggcggattagtttctgggatgacgtgtgggtcggggatctcccccttaggacctacTGTCTGCctgggactgatcttcctgccgctgaggtctctaggttttggcgtgatcatacttggcatgttgataaactgcatgattatttggctttgtatggtgtgcctttgcatgtgttggatcttatcagggctgttccgattgaggtgggcaggcgggatgtgatgcgatggagcctcactggcgatggcgagttctcgacacggtcccctagacatttcggacttcgcatggtttggaatgctgggctgaccccgaccatttctatcttcatctggcgcctcttCCTCCAGAGGGTCCCTGTTGAGTGCTATGTTCAGACCCGCGGTATCTCTCTCgcatccaagtgtctgtgttgtgtctcttctttttcagtcgagtcttttcagcatttgtttgtgtcgagtccgtTGGCGAGATCTGTTTGGGACTACttcgatggctggttcccttatattagcacacacattcacacgtgcactgatattgcacttagattaggtttttggtggaggtcctctcacagggctccCACCTTGCACATCAGTTTTATCATTCCTTGCTTGGtatattggttcatttggacggagaggaatagctgcaagtaccgcggcgtttcttttcgttcttctcatgttatttggcaggtgatTCGGCATTTGCGGATTCttgtggcggcgggtgtgctagtcccccttcattggcgcggttgcaccccgacTGTCAACTTCATGCCTTCagttcctcctcgccggcgagttctgaggtccttgagtgtgctttggcatccacccgacgatccttgggtgaagctgaacacagatGGGGCCTTCTCTacctcgacgggacaggctggtggtgggggagtggttcgtggctcagacggttctcttTTGCGGGCCTTTTGCACGCCCCTTGTAGCtgcgtcggccttcgaggcggagcttctagctcttcttcatgggttgacgatggctatggagttctcatcacaggtttgggtcgagatggacgCAGCAGCAGTGGTCGCAGTGTTCACTTCGGGACGCATGGGAGCGGCGgacgtgagacatcacatggctcgcattcgcatTTTGCTCTCACAGATGCAGGTTCGGTTCTCTCACATCCACCGAGAGGGTAACCGGgcagcagattttcttgcaggtaggggggtccagacccctgccatcacttaCTATGATTCAGATACAGCGCCTCGGTACTTGAAGTCGCTTgtgaggatggaccagctgggctatccgaacttcagattcagatatcgagatggatgagtttttatttttgttatggatTTTGATATGTATTTCTTGTATTTCCTTTGGGCTTGACCACTCCTTGGTCATCGCCCAAGTTATTATGTGCTTTATTAGTTCGTTTGCTAGATGGATAATACCCGGCTTGTGGGGATATCCTAGTAGCTTAGATAAGTTTTTTGATATGTATCTCTTTTTGTGGAccaagtcacttttgggcttggtcAATGTACGACACTTTATCGTTTGATTTGATAtggacaggttgggggtccgcctaaccccccgccgtaatggtgtttgagaaaaaaaaaaaaaaaaaaaaccctaaccctaaccctaaaccctgaacccaaaaaaaaaccctaaaccctaaaccctgaagccgtatcagtattggatgagggagttggagcagatcttggcccggttcttttggggcacggttggggagcagaggaagattcgCTGGGTtcgctggaagaagaagatgtgtcttccgttggatgagggaggcctcgacatccgtcgtttccgcgaggtcgtcaaagctttcagcatcaagctctggtggagatttctcgcgcaggattcactttgggcgcagttcaccatgcgcaagtattgtttccatgctggtcgtgctttcatttctccttactctgtgcatgatagtcctatttggcatcgtctcacggacattaggggtcaggttcatggtctcattaggtggtccctaggcgaagggcggattagtttctgggacgacgtgtgggtctcattaggacctattgtccgcccgggactgatcttcctgccgctgaggtctctagattttggcatgatcatacttggcatgttgaaaaactgcatgattatctggctttgtatggtgtgcctttgcatgtgttagatcttatcagggctgttccgattgaggtgggcaggcgggatgtgatgcgatggaacctcactggcgatggcgagttctcgacggcctcagcttgggagcttatccggacacggtcccctagacatttcggacttcgcatggtttggaatgctgggctgacccctaccatctctgtcttcatctggcgcctcctcctctagaggctccctgttgagtgttatgttcaggcccgtggtatctctcttgcatccaagtgtctctgttgtgtctcttctacttcagtcgagtcgtttcagcatttgtttgtgtcgagtcctctggcgagatcggtttgggattactttgatggctggttcccttatatcagcacacacattcacacgtgcactgatattgcacatagattaggtttttggtggaggtcctctcacagggccaccgtcttgcacatcagcttcatcattccctgtttggtatactggtttatctggacggagaggaatagctgcaagcatcgcggcatttcttttcgttcttcacatgttatttggcaggttgttcggcacctgcggatcttggtggcggcgggtgtgctagtcccccttcattggcgcggttgcaccccggccgttgacttcatgcatttggctcctcctcgccggcgagttctgaggtccctgcaagtgctttggcatccacccgacgatccttgggtgaagctgaacaccgacggggcctttactagctcgacgggacaggcagacggtgggggagtggttcggggctcagacggttcactcttgggggccttttgtacgccGCTCGCAactgggtcggccttcgaggtggagcttttagctcttcttcacgggctgacactggctatgcagttctcctcgcatGTCTGGGTTGAGATagatgcggcagcagtggtcgcggtgttcacttcaggacgcggaggagcagcggatgtgagacatcacatggctcgcattcgtactttgctcgcacagatacagttcatgttctctcacatctttcgagaaggcaaccgaccagcagactttttggtaggtaggggggtccagacccctgccatcaccttctttgatgcggattcagcgcctcggtatttgaagtcgctcgtcaggatggaccagttgggctatccgaacttcagattcagatatcgagatggatgacttcttcacttggttcgtggttttgatttatggttttttgatttcctttggatttagcccgcttttggccatcatccttgttctttttatgatgtatagctttgttatgtttatcctctctttagttagatggttagtacccggtctgtggggataccatagtagctttgttagctcttgtgttttgtatctctcgtgcggaccgagtcacttttgggctcgtctgatgtatgtgcttttggtgatttttgatatatacaggttgggggtcagccttaaccccccgccgtgatggtgtttgaggaaaaaaaaaccaTAAACCCTAAACCAGGGAGCTTCAATGGAGGAATCCAAACCCGTGCCTCAAAGCAGAAAGAGGCATCTTCAACATGAGATTCAGGATTCTCCCTACTACAAGATGCGAGGACTTCTCAAAGACCTTCGCCCCCATTTCATTGAGGTGCTCAAGACTCATGACTTTCGAAATTGCAAAGCAGCTGATGATATCCGTCAAGGGATGAAGCTTCTGATGGAACTATACCAAGAAAAGACAGAAAACTCCGTTCAGCTGAAAAAATGTAGCAACGGCGATGTTGGTGATGCCAAGAAAGCAGAGGAGCATCAACAAGATGCTGACAATCCTTTGGTGGACGATGTTACGTCTGTCCTACCTCCAGATAGTCAGGTACAAGCAACGTACATTGTTGGGGGTTCTGCTTTTGGGTGGAACTTCATAACATACAATAGCAGCAAAGCAGTCTACTACGGTCTAACAAAGGAGGCTTTTCGAGTTCTAAATCCCCTAGTCTAACTGAATGAGGAACCTCCTTGTCTGTTAGAACAAAATGGATTTGGATGTAGATGTGGAACATGTTTAAAGTATAGGATGATGTACCAGTTTGTCGGACGCACTATTTTGAAGGTCTGCTATACATTGAGAATGTAGAGAGCGTGAGAGAATTGTTGGACCAAatttgtgttgatgtattttgCGTTATTATATGCATTTCTTGTGGCAGTTGTACTTCATGGgttaaaaaaaaccctaaaccctaaacccctaaaccctaaaccctatgtgttggatcttatcagggtTGTTCCGATTGAGGcgggcaggcgggatgtgatgcgatggagcctgaCTGgtgatggcgagttctcgacggcctcagcttgggagctcatccggacacggtcccccAGACATGTTGGACTtccttcgcatggtttggaatgctgtgCTGACCCCGACCATCTCTATCTTCATCTGGTGCCTCCTCCTTCAGAGggtccctgttgagtgttatgttcagacccgcggtatctctcttgcatccaagtgtctgtgttatgtctcttctttttcagtcgagtcgtttcagcatttgtttgtgtcgagtccgtTGGCGAGATCTGTTTCGGATTTatttgatggctggttcccttacattagcacacacattcacacatgCGCTGacattgcacttagattagggttttggtggaggtcctctcacatgGCTCCCACCTTGCACATCAGTTTTATCGTTCCTTGCCTTGtatattggttcatttggacagagaggaatagctgcaagcaccgcggcatttcttttcgttcttcccatgttatttggcaggtcattCAGCATTTGCGGATTTTGatggcggcgggtgtgctagtcccccttcattaGCGCGGTTGCACCCTGACTGTCGACTTCATGCCTTCGGTTCCTCCTCGCCAGCGAATCCTGAGGTCCTTGAgcgtgctttggcatccacctgacgatccttgggtgaagatGAACACAGATGGGGCCTTCTCTGCCTCGACGGAACAGGCTggtggtgggggagtggttcgtgcTTCAGACGGTTTTCTGTTGAGGGCCTTTTGCACGCCCCTAAAAGTTgtgtcggccttcgaggcggagcttcttgctcttcttcatgggttgacgatggctatggagttctcatcacaggtttgggtcgagatggacgCAGCAGCAGTGGTCGCAATGTTCACTTCCGGTCGCGGGGGGAGcggcggatgtgagacatcacatggctcgcattcgcatCTTGCTCTCACAGGTGCAGGTTCGGTTCTCTCACATCCACCGAGAGGGAAACCGGGCAGCTGATTTTCTCGCAGGTAGGGGGctcagacccctgccatcactttCTTTGATGCAGACACAGCGCCTCGATACCTGAAGTCACTtgtgaggatggaccagttgggttatctgaacttcagattcagatatcgagattgATGATTTTTTGTAAACTTGGTTCTGGTTTTTGATTTGTATGCTTTGTACTTCCTTTGGGCTTGGCTATCCCTTAGCCACCTCTCATGTTGTCTTGTTGGTTTTTTGTTCTCTTGCTAGATGGATAATACCCGGCTTGTGGGGACATCCATGTTGTTTAGTTAGAGTTCTTGATATGGGGATACCATATTAgttttgttagctcttgtaatttgtatctctcgtgcggaccgagtcacttttgagCTTGgctgatgtatgttcttttggtgatttttgatatatacaggttgggggtccgccttaaccccccgccaTGATGGTGTTTGCGGAAAAAAAAaacctgaaccctaaaccctaaaccctaaacaccgcggcatttc
The sequence above is a segment of the Salvia splendens isolate huo1 unplaced genomic scaffold, SspV2 ctg832, whole genome shotgun sequence genome. Coding sequences within it:
- the LOC121791498 gene encoding uncharacterized protein LOC121791498 produces the protein MEESKPVPQSRKRHLQHEIQDSPYYKMRGLLKDLRPHFIEVLKTHDFRNCKAADDIRQGMKLLMELYQEKTENSVQLKKCSNGDVGDAKKAEEHQQDADNPLVDDVTSVLPPDSQVQATYIVGGSAFGWNFITYNSSKAVYYGLTKEAFRVLNPLV